From Scleropages formosus chromosome 1, fSclFor1.1, whole genome shotgun sequence, a single genomic window includes:
- the LOC108929225 gene encoding protein yippee-like 5 yields MGRIFLDHIGGTRLFSCANCDTILTNRSELISTRFTGATGRAFLFNKVVNLQYSEVQDRVMLTGRHMVRDVSCKNCNSKLGWIYEFATEDSQRYKEGRVILERALVRESEGFEEHVPSDNS; encoded by the exons ATGGGACGGATCTTTCTGGACCACATTGGCGGGACACGCCTCTTCTCTTGCGCCAACTGCGACACCATCCTGACTAACCGCTCCGAGCTCATATCCACACGCTTCACCGGGGCCACGGGACGCGCCTTCCTCTTCAACAAG GTCGTGAACCTGCAATACAGCGAAGTGCAGGATCGCGTGATGCTCACCGGCAGACACATGGTGCGCGATGTCAGCTGTAAGAACTGCAACAGCAAACTAGGCTGGATCTACGAATTTGCCACAGAGGACAGCCAGCGCTACAAGGAGGGCCGCGTCATCCTTGAGAGGGCGCTGGTGAGGGAGAGCGAAGGCTTTGAGGAGCATGTCCCCTCTGACAACTCCTGA